From Thalassotalea euphylliae, the proteins below share one genomic window:
- the acs gene encoding acetate--CoA ligase → MSTTKPNDIFHPSAEVIAQANVQDYDETYARSIQDREGFWAEQAETLSWYKKWDTVLDESNAPFYKWFDGGAINIVDNAIDRHLNNANRNKMAIIWEGENGQVRNFSYNGLNREVCQFANVLKSMGVSKGDIVTIYMPQIPELVFAMLACAKIGAVHSVVYGGFSTEALASRIDDAQSRVLLTADGGWRRGKAIDLKSIANDAMMRSPSIEVCICVKNNELDVEMEPTRDFWLHDLKALPIASSKCDTEQTSAEDPLFILYTSGTTGKPKGMLHTHGGYAVYTSTTHRMAFDIKPQDRWWCAADPGWITGHSYIVYGPLINGATIMLYEGAPNYPYPNRWWQIIENYGINILYTSPTAIRGLMRFGDRWPQKHDLSSLRLLGSVGEPINPEAWRWYHHVIGQDKCPIIDTWWQTETGGFMICPLPITPLKPGSATKPFFGNEMTIVDDDGNEVETNDEGKLIINNPWPGMARTIFKDPARYQELYWKQTDDGNWRYLAGDSAKKDEDGYIWVIGRMDEVLKVSGYRLGTAEIESALVSHPEVSEAAAVGLPHELKGNAIHTYVILKQGNTPSKELALALKAHVANEMGKIATPEAVEFVDSLPKTRSGKIMRRVLKARALGQDEGDLSTLEE, encoded by the coding sequence ATGAGTACAACAAAGCCAAACGACATTTTTCACCCAAGCGCCGAGGTTATCGCCCAAGCTAATGTCCAAGACTATGACGAAACTTATGCGCGCTCTATCCAAGATCGCGAAGGGTTCTGGGCAGAGCAAGCTGAAACCCTAAGCTGGTATAAAAAATGGGACACAGTGTTAGATGAATCTAATGCGCCTTTCTACAAATGGTTTGACGGCGGTGCCATCAATATTGTTGACAACGCGATTGATCGACACTTGAACAATGCCAATCGCAACAAAATGGCAATTATTTGGGAAGGTGAAAACGGCCAAGTGCGCAACTTTTCCTACAATGGCCTAAACCGCGAAGTGTGCCAGTTTGCCAATGTGCTCAAAAGCATGGGCGTAAGCAAAGGCGACATCGTCACCATTTACATGCCGCAAATCCCTGAGCTAGTGTTTGCCATGTTAGCTTGCGCCAAAATTGGTGCGGTTCACTCGGTGGTTTACGGCGGCTTTAGCACCGAAGCACTGGCATCGCGAATAGACGATGCACAATCTCGGGTATTGCTCACCGCCGATGGCGGCTGGCGTCGTGGCAAGGCCATTGATTTAAAATCCATTGCCAACGATGCCATGATGCGTTCACCCAGTATTGAGGTGTGTATTTGTGTCAAAAATAACGAGCTTGACGTTGAGATGGAGCCAACCCGTGATTTTTGGCTACACGACTTAAAAGCCCTACCAATCGCCAGCAGCAAATGCGACACCGAGCAAACATCCGCAGAAGATCCGCTGTTTATCTTGTACACCTCAGGCACCACAGGTAAGCCCAAAGGCATGTTGCATACGCATGGCGGCTACGCGGTATACACCTCAACGACACACCGTATGGCATTTGATATAAAGCCACAAGACCGCTGGTGGTGTGCCGCCGACCCAGGCTGGATTACCGGTCATAGTTATATCGTTTACGGCCCTTTGATTAACGGCGCCACCATTATGCTCTACGAGGGCGCGCCAAACTATCCTTACCCCAATCGCTGGTGGCAAATCATCGAAAATTACGGCATCAATATTTTGTATACCTCGCCAACGGCGATTCGCGGATTGATGCGCTTTGGCGATCGCTGGCCACAAAAGCACGACTTATCCAGTTTGCGTTTGCTGGGCAGTGTTGGCGAACCCATTAACCCGGAAGCATGGCGCTGGTATCACCATGTGATTGGCCAAGACAAATGCCCAATCATCGACACTTGGTGGCAAACCGAAACGGGCGGCTTTATGATTTGCCCACTACCGATCACGCCACTCAAACCCGGCTCAGCTACTAAGCCTTTCTTTGGCAACGAAATGACCATTGTTGATGATGATGGTAATGAAGTGGAGACCAATGACGAAGGCAAGTTGATCATCAACAACCCTTGGCCCGGTATGGCGCGCACGATATTCAAAGATCCAGCACGCTATCAAGAATTGTACTGGAAGCAAACAGATGACGGCAATTGGCGCTATCTCGCTGGTGACAGTGCGAAAAAAGATGAAGATGGTTATATCTGGGTGATTGGTCGCATGGATGAAGTATTGAAAGTCAGTGGTTATCGATTAGGTACCGCCGAGATAGAAAGCGCCTTGGTCAGCCATCCAGAAGTCAGTGAAGCGGCCGCTGTTGGCTTACCGCACGAACTCAAAGGTAATGCCATTCACACTTATGTCATTCTCAAACAAGGGAATACACCATCCAAAGAATTAGCACTTGCCCTCAAAGCGCATGTCGCAAACGAAATGGGCAAAATCGCCACGCCAGAAGCCGTTGAGTTCGTTGACAGTTTGCCGAAAACACGTTCTGGGAAAATTATGCGACGCGTACTCAAAGCACGAGCGCTTGGCCAAGATGAAGGTGATTTAAGCACGCTGGAAGAATAG